AGTACATGCACGAGGTCCTCGGCGACGCCTATCGCCCGTGCCCGCTGCTCGGTGAGAAGGTGGAGGCGGAGACCCTCGGGAAGAAGACCGGGAAGGGCTTTTACGACTACGAGGACGGCGACGGCGCCCAGATCCCGAGCGACGCGCTCGACGAGGAGATCAGCCGCCGCCTGCTCGCGGTGATGGCCAACGAGACGGCCGGCCTGATCGGCAACGACGTGGCCGACGCGGACGACATCGACGAGGCGGTCAAGCTCGGCGCCGGCTTCCCCGACGGCCCGGCCAAGCTGGCCGACGCCGAGGGGCTCGACGCCTTGGTCGAGACGCTCGACGACCTCGCGGAGGAGACGGGCGAGGCGCGCTACGAGGCGGCCGACTACCTGCGCGAGGCCGCCGAGTCCGGCGGCTTCCGCGGCGGCGCAGACGGGGGGAGCGGCGACGCGGACGCCGGTCCCGAATTCGATGTCCTGAACGTCAGCGTCGACGAGCGGGTCGGCCACATTGAGATCGACCGCCCGCACCGGATGAACACGATCAGCGGCGAGGTGCTCGACGAGCTGGAGACGGCGATCGACCGGCTCGACGCCGACGACGACGTGCGGGCCATCCTGCTGTCCGGCGCGGGCGACCGCGCCTTCTCCGCGGGCGCGGACGTCCAGAGCATGGCCGCGGGCGGCGCCGACCCGATCCACGCCGTCGAGCTCTCCCGGCAGGGCCAGCGGACGTTCGGCAAGTTAGAGGAGTCGGACAAGCCCGTGATCGCCGCCATCGACGGCTACTGCCTCGGCGGCGGGATGGAGCTGGCGACCGCGGCGGACATGCGGATCGCCTCCGAGCGCTCCGAGCTGGGCCAGCCCGAACTCGACCTCGGCCTGCTCCCGGGGTGGGGCGGCACGCAGCGGCTCGCCCGGATCGTGGGTGAGGGGCGCGCGAAGGAGATCATCCTCACCGCGGACCGCTACGACGCCGAGACGATGGCCGACTACGACTTCGTCAACGAGGTCGTCCCGGACGACGAGCTCGATGAGCGGGCGCGCGAGCTGGCCGAGAAGCTCGCCCGCGGTCCGCCGATCGCCCAGAAGTACACGAAGCGCGCGATCCACGCCGGCCGCACCGACAACGAGGCCGGACTGGAGGTCGAGGCGATGGGCTTCGGCCACGTGATGAACACCGACGACCTCATCGAGGGGGTCACGGCGTTCATGGGCGACGGCGAGCCGGAGTTCGAAGGGAAGTAATAGGCGAAAGGGTCCGCCGTAGTAGGGATCATCGCGTCTCCGACTACGCATTTATAACTGAGTGATCACGGAGTCGAAAAGAACGCCACCGAAGCCCCAGCCGCTCGGCTGTACGCTACTGTTTATAAACCGATGATCAACACCGATACCACCGAAGCCCCAGCCGCGAGGCGGGCGCACACTCGCTGCGCTCCTCGGTCGCTCACTGCGTTCGCTCCCTGCGGTGCTTGCGTCGTCTGCGCCCGCCTCGCGACTGCCCCTTCGATTCCCGCCCCGCACCGCTCCGCACAGCACCTCACGCCTCCCCAGCCTCGTCAGTCACCTCCGCTTCGCTCCGGCGACTGACTCCCTCGCGCGTGCGGTTCGCGGCCTGCGGCCGCTCACCGGCACGCGCCACTGGAAATTTGAGGTTCCGATCCGCGGTCCAGTCGCTGCCGGTTATTTAAAAGAAGTCGCGGTCGCTGGAAACGACGGTCGCGACCGAATTCGACCTTAGACGTACCCTTCCTCGACGAGCAGTTCGCCGTTGAGCAGCGAGGCGCCGGCCGCGCCGCGGATCGTGTTGTGCGCGAGGCAGTTGTACTTCGCGCCGGCGTCGGTCGACTGGACGCCGCCGGCGACGATGCCCATCCCGTCCGCGTACGTGCGGTCGAGGCGCGGCTGCGGGCGCTCCGGCTCGTCGTCACCGAACACCTTGATCAGCCGGTCGGGCGAACTGGGGAGGTCCCCGGCGCCCTCGAACGAGCGCA
The sequence above is a segment of the Halorubrum sp. 2020YC2 genome. Coding sequences within it:
- a CDS encoding 3-hydroxyacyl-CoA dehydrogenase/enoyl-CoA hydratase family protein; amino-acid sequence: MQLEDVQRVVVLGAGNMGHGIAEVAALAGYDVSLRDINDELVQKGYDQIEWSLGKLAEKDRIGGDEADAALDRVEAFVDLEDALDGADVVVEVVPEKMAIKKDVYDEVVEHAPDEAVFVTNTSSLSITELSEVTDRPERFCGMHFFNPPVRMDLVEVISGKHTSEDTLDLIEGLAESMGKTPVRVRKDSPGFVVNRILVPLMNEAAWIVESGDADVETVDSTTKFGMGLPMGSFELADQVGIDVGYHVLEYMHEVLGDAYRPCPLLGEKVEAETLGKKTGKGFYDYEDGDGAQIPSDALDEEISRRLLAVMANETAGLIGNDVADADDIDEAVKLGAGFPDGPAKLADAEGLDALVETLDDLAEETGEARYEAADYLREAAESGGFRGGADGGSGDADAGPEFDVLNVSVDERVGHIEIDRPHRMNTISGEVLDELETAIDRLDADDDVRAILLSGAGDRAFSAGADVQSMAAGGADPIHAVELSRQGQRTFGKLEESDKPVIAAIDGYCLGGGMELATAADMRIASERSELGQPELDLGLLPGWGGTQRLARIVGEGRAKEIILTADRYDAETMADYDFVNEVVPDDELDERARELAEKLARGPPIAQKYTKRAIHAGRTDNEAGLEVEAMGFGHVMNTDDLIEGVTAFMGDGEPEFEGK